The following coding sequences lie in one Oncorhynchus kisutch isolate 150728-3 linkage group LG17, Okis_V2, whole genome shotgun sequence genomic window:
- the LOC109907963 gene encoding tyrosine-protein kinase HCK-like produces MGCVGSKEQQDPSSKGVVNDDSLNQTQTTHYVKDPTTGTKANGTITVAPPVPSNGTESIAIALYDYEGVNDGDLDFKKGDKLKILQESGEWWRAQLISTGKEGYIPNNYVAIDRLETEEWFYKGVSRKDAERQLLASANKTGSFMIRDSETTKGSYSLSVRDSDSQSGDTVKHYKIRTLDNGGFYISPRITFNNLQELVSHYKKQGDGLCQALTSPCLSPKPQKPWEKDAWEIPRESLKLDRKLGAGQFGEVWMATYNKHTKVAVKTMKPGTMSVEAFLDEANLMKALQHDKLVRLNAVVTKEEPIYIITEFMEKGSLLDFLKSDEGNRVQLPKLIDFSAQIAEGMAYIEQRNYIHRDLRAANILVSKALVCKIADFGLARIIEDNEYTAREGAKFPIKWTAPEAINFGSFTIKSDVWSFGILLTEIISYGRTPYPGMTNPEVIRSLESGYRMQRTDSCPQELYDIMLECWKNKPEDRPTFEYLQSVLEDFYTATESQYQQQP; encoded by the exons ATGGGCTGTGTGGGGTCCAAGGAGCAGCAGGATCCCAGCAGCAAAGGTGTGGTCAATGATGACTCTCTGAACCAGACTCAGACAACCCACTACGTCAAAGACCCCACCACAGGGACCAAGGCT AACGGAACCATCACCGTTGCCCCTCCAGTCCCCTCTAATG GTACTGAGAGCATTGCCATTGCACTGTATGACTATGAGGGTGTAAATGATGGAGACCTGGACTTCAAGAAGGGAGACAAGCTTAAAATCTTACAGGA atctgGAGAATGGTGGAGAGCACAGTTAATTAGCACAGGCAAGGAAGGCTACATCCCCAATAACTATGTAGCCATAGACAGACTTGAAACCGAAGA GTGGTTCTATAAAGGAGTGAGCAGGAAAGATGCAGAGAGGCAGCTGCTAGCATCAGCAAACAAAACGGGATCGTTCATGATCCGTGACAGTGAGACCACCAAGG GCAGCTACTCCTTATCCGTAAGGGACAGTGATTCCCAATCAGGAGACACAGTCAAGCATTACAAGATCCGTACACTGGATAACGGTGGCTTCTACATCTCTCCACGCATCACCTTCAACAACCTGCAGGAACTGGTCAGCCACTATAAAA AGCAGGGAGATGGTCTGTGCCAGGCCTTGACCAGCCCCTGCCTCAGTCCCAAGCCCCAGAAGCCCTGGGAGAAGGATGCCTGGGAGATCCCTCGGGAGTCCCTCAAACTTGATAGGAAGCTCGGGGCTGGCCAGTTCGGAGAGGTCTGGATGG CTACATACAACAAGCACACCAAGGTGGCAGTGAAGACCATGAAGCCTGGCACCATGTCGGTAGAGGCTTTCCTGGACGAGGCAAACCTGATGAAGGCCCTGCAGCACGACAAGCTGGTCCGTCTGAACGCTGTGGTTACCAAAGAGGAACCCATCTACATCATCACAGAGTTCATGGAAAAGG gCAGTTTGCTGGACTTCTTGAAGAGTGATGAGGGCAATCGTGTGCAGCTCCCCAAACTCATTGACTTCAGTGCACAG ATTGCAGAAGGAATGGCCTACATCGAGCAGAGGAACTATATTCACAGAGACCTGCGAGCCGCCAACATCCTGGTCTCGAAGGCTCTGGTGTGCAAGATTGCTGACTTTGGCCTCGCCCGAATCATCGAGGACAATGAGTACACAGCCAGGGAAG GAGCAAAGTTCCCCATCAAATGGACGGCCCCAGAGGCAATCAACTTTGGCTCCTTCACCATCAAATCAGATGTCTGGTCCTTTGGCATCCTACTGACCGAGATCATCAGCTATGGACGCACACCATATCCAG GTATGACAAACCCAGAAGTGATTCGCTCTCTGGAGAGCGGCTACCGCATGCAGCGCACCGACAGCTGTCCGCAGGAGCTCTATGACATCATGTTGGAGTGCTGGAAGAACAAGCCCGAGGACCGGCCCACCTTTGAGTATCTGCAGAGTGTCCTGGAGGATTTCTACACTGCAACAGAGAGCCAGTACCAGCAACAGCCATGA